From Erythrobacter sp. YJ-T3-07:
CGACCCGTCCCAGCCCGCACGACCTGCGGGCGGTCGGCGCGACGGTCGACCTGTGCGAACGCGCGGGCAAGCCGCTGGTCTTCGTGGTCAACGGCGCGACACCCAAGGCGCGGATCACTTCGGAAGCAGCAGTCGCGCTGAGCCAGCACGGCACCGTCGCGCCCGTCACCGTCCATCACAGGACCGATTTCGCCGCGTCGATGATCGATGGCCGCACGGTCATGGAGATCGATCCCGATTGCCGTAGTGCGACGGAGATCGCCGCGCTGTGGAACTACGTGTCCGACCGGCTGGAAAAGAACTTCCGCCGGACGGTCTTTGCCGCACCCGGCGCGGCGGTCCATCTGCCGCAGGCCCCGCGTCAGGGCGTGTTCGGCCGCCGGGTCGCGCAGTAGGTGCACCGGGCATGACCGACATGAGCTTTGCCTCGCTTTCCCCCGGCCTGCTTGCCCGCAAGGGCGGCGCGAAACCGGCCATGCGCCGCCAGTCGCCGATGGTCGATGGCACGGTCACGGGGGCCCACATGCACCACCCGCAGCCGGCGGAGAGTGCGCTGGAGGACCTGGGCTGGAACGATCTGGGCGAACCCGGCGATACGCAGCCGGACGCGCGCGAGACCGCTCCGCCAGCCGACTATCACGATGCCGCCGAGGACGCGCCGGACAGCGCGTTCGCCCCGCTTGGCAAGCACGCGCGCAGCACCGCTGCGCCCATGTACGAGACCGCATCCGAGCAGGATCGCGCGGATGAAGCCGCCAGCGAGCCGGACGTAGCCCAACCGGTCGCGGCCGTTCGCACCAAGGCCCCGCGCCTCCCGCGTCCCAATCTCACGGCCGCCAGCGCGCCTCAAGTGAGGGGCGAAGCAAAGGCCGCAACCAAGGGCAAGCGCACCGCCTTCACGCTGCGCCTGGATCACGAGCGTCATCTCAAGCTGCGGCTGGCCTGCACGCTCGCCAACCGGAGCGCGCAAGCGCTCGTCACCGAAGCGGTGGACGCCATGTTCGCCGCCACACCCGAACTCGAACAGCTTGTCGCCCGCGTCCAATCGCGCCCCCACAAGGAGGGATGAACCGATGATCCGCCAGAACTTTTCCAAAACCCTGATGCTCGCCACCGCGCTGGCCACGCTTGGCCTGACCGGCTGCGCCGGCGGTATTGGCGGTTCGAAAACCGCATCGGCCAGCGACGCCGCCACGGCCCGCGCCGACGGCAATACCGACAGGGCAATCACCCTGGCCGAGCAGGCCGTGCTCGCCGCGCCGAATGATCCGGCGGCAAAGGCAGAGCTCGGCTCCTCCTACCTCGCGGCGGGCCGCTTCGCGTCCGCGCAGCAGGCGCTCGAAGAGGCGCTGGTGCTCGGCGATGTGAGCCCGCGCACCGCGCTGCGCTATGCACTCGCCTCGATCGCGCTGGGCGACAATCGCGCCGCGATCGAGACGCTGGGCGAATGGCGCGACGCGATCGCTCCGGCGGATCTGGGCCTCGCTTATGCGCTGGCGGGCAATCCCGAACTGGGCGCACAGATCATGCAGAACGCGCTGCGTGGCGGAGAGAATACCCCGACCATGCGCCAGAACCTCGCCTATGCCTACGCGCTGGGCGGCAACTGGGCCGCCGCGCGGATCATCGCAGCGGAAGACGTCGCTCCGGGTGAACTGGACGCGCGCATTTCCGAATGGGCACGCGTCGCCCGGCCGGAAGACTATACCGCCCGCATCGCCAACCTGCTCGGCGTGCAACCGCAAGCCGATTCGGGGATGCCCGCGCAACTGGCGCTGGGCAGTGCCCCGAATGCGGATGAGATGCTCGCACAGGCTGCCGCAGCAACCGCTGCCGC
This genomic window contains:
- a CDS encoding ParA family protein, translating into MRVLALASQKGGSGKTTLSGHLSVQAQRAGAGPVVLIDIDPQGSLADWWNEREADYPAFAQTTVARLAHDLHTLREQGFKLAVIDTPPAITMAIQSVISVAELIVVPTRPSPHDLRAVGATVDLCERAGKPLVFVVNGATPKARITSEAAVALSQHGTVAPVTVHHRTDFAASMIDGRTVMEIDPDCRSATEIAALWNYVSDRLEKNFRRTVFAAPGAAVHLPQAPRQGVFGRRVAQ
- a CDS encoding SPOR domain-containing protein, which produces MIRQNFSKTLMLATALATLGLTGCAGGIGGSKTASASDAATARADGNTDRAITLAEQAVLAAPNDPAAKAELGSSYLAAGRFASAQQALEEALVLGDVSPRTALRYALASIALGDNRAAIETLGEWRDAIAPADLGLAYALAGNPELGAQIMQNALRGGENTPTMRQNLAYAYALGGNWAAARIIAAEDVAPGELDARISEWARVARPEDYTARIANLLGVQPQADSGMPAQLALGSAPNADEMLAQAAAATAAAGPITGELPPVDLLASSGAARSLAPLDAAVGARDTVSSEFDSTFAKADAKTSATPKPAPKPAPAASFASAPVVQPIPARAAPAPTPVAAPKPAQASVSAARDDLAGGTHLVQLGSYASEADAKRGWAIFIKRHPQVASREQVITRAKVNGRIYYRLSAGNLAASSAQSLCRTVKAAGHGCIAWEQSRPLPGTLDSGRRVATR